The DNA window GGAGCATTTTGAAATCCCGGCTGTGGCTGCGGCGATGGATTTTGAAACCGCCGTCAAAACATCCGGCAGCCGGTTCGTGAACCTTACCAAAGGCGTTGCACGCATTCACCGTGCCTTGGCGCAGTTCATGCTGGACACACACGTCGACAAGAACGGGCTGACCGAGACGCAGACCCCGGTTCTGGTGCGCGATGAGGCGATGTATGGCACGGATAAACTGCCCAAGTTCGGCGACGACAGCTATCAGACCACCAATGGCTGGTGGCTGATCCCGACCTCTGAGGTGACACTGACCTATTCGGTTGCGGGTGACATTCTGGATGAGGGCGAGTTGCCCCGCCGCATGACCGCGCACACCGCCTGTTTCCGTTCCGAAGCGGGAAGTGCCGGCAAGGACACATCCGGCATGTTGCGTCAGCACCAGTTCGAAAAGGTCGAGATGGTGTCGGTGACGCATCCCGACAAATCGGACGACGAGCAGAAGCGCATGCTGCGCTGCGCCGAGGATCTGCTGGAACAGCTGGGCATCCCCTATCGCACCGTGGTGCTGTGCACCGGCGACATGGGGTTCGGCGCGCGTCGCACATTCGACATCGAGGCGTGGTTGCCCGGTCAAGACACCTATCGCGAGATCTCGTCGGTTTCGACCACCGGTGATTTCCAGGCCCGCCGCATGAACGCGCGCTTCAAGCCCGCCGATGGCGGCAAGCCGCAGTTCGTGCATACGCTGAACGGGTCCGGTCTGGCCGTGGGGCGCTGCCTGATTGCGGTGCTGGAGAACGGTCAGAACGAAGATGGCACCGTGACCCTGCCTGAAGTTCTGGCCCCCTATCTGGGCGGCAAGTCCATTCTGCAGCTGGACGGTTCGCTGGCCTAAATCAGGCCAGTTGCGAGACCAGCAAGGCGGAGAAGGTTACTTCTTCGCCTTTTTCTTGTCCTTCTTCTTGGACTTCTTGTCTTTTGGCTTGTCCTTGGATTTGTCTTTGTCCTTGGATTTGGCCTTTTTGTCCTTTTTGGCCCAGGCGTTCGATTTGGCCTTTTCCTTGGCCTTCTGGATCTTGGCCTCAAGCTCTTCAATCTTCTTGGCAGCCTTTGCGGCTTTGGCTTTGGTCTTGGCCTTCTTCTTGACTTTCTCAGCCTCTTTGCGCGCCTTTTCTTCCTTGCGGATTTTGTCGGCCTCTTTGCGCGCCTTTTCCGCGGCTTGCGCTTTGGCCTTGGCAGCGGATGTCTTGGTTCTGGTCGATGCGGCCGGCTTTACGGCTGGCTTGCTGGGGGCTTTGCGGGCCGCTGGAGTGCGGGCGGCGGCCGGCTTGCGAGTCGCAGGCTTGCGGGGGGCGGGCTTTGGGGCCTCTGTTGCCCCCGTGGGTGCACCGGCCTGAGCCGCAGCCAACAGCGCCTTGGCACGCGCCGCCCCCACGCGTGGGACCTGCCTCAACTGTTCCTCGGTCGCGCCGGCGACGTCTTCGACCGTTTTGAACCCGGCCGCGATCAACGCTTGTTCCAGTGCTTTACCAACACCTCGCAAAGAGGAAACAGATGTCATTACAGGTCCTTTCAGTTCGTCGCCAAAAACTCTTTCGAAAATGTATATACACGGGATATACAAATTGCAAATCGTGTAGAAAACGGGACTGGTTACTGGGCCGGTACACCTTCGCCACGATCCGAGGATTTCGATCTGGGGAACGGAACCAGCCGTTTGGTGTCCTCATCCCAGAGCTTGAGGTTGAGCGCGGCCAGTGCCTCGGGGAACTTGATGCGGCGCGGTGCAACCTCGGGTGGCAGGCTGTAGTGACAGGCCCGCAGACGGTACGAGGGGATGCGCGCGTTGAAATGGTGGATGTCGTGCAAGGTGATGCAGGCTACGATCAAATCAAAGAACCAGCCGAAGTCGAGCGCAGATGATCCCTGCAAGGCCGCGATCTGCGGGTCAAGGTCGGGGCGACGGTCCCAATAGGTGTCTTCGAAATTGTGCTGCAGGTAGACGAGGAAGACGCCAATCATGCCGCCTAAGAAAGAGAACGCCAGCCAGACGAGCACTCCGGTGGGTCCGGCCAGTGTGTAGAGGATGCCCAGATAGATCGCGATCGAGAGGTTGTGCAGCAAGACCCCCGTCACGCCAAAGCGCAGGGTGTTCTTGGGCCAGCGATAGCGGATGAAATAGGTAAAGGCCGCGCCGATGGGAACAAGCACAAAGGGGCTTCGATAGAGCCTGTAGAACAGGCGCTGCCAGACACCGGCCTCGTTCCATTCCCGCAGGGTCATTGTGTGGATCTCGCCGGTTTCGCGATGGTCCAGGTTGCCGATGCCGTTGTGATGCAGGTTGTGGTTCTGCTTCATCACCTCGAACGGGGCAAAGGTGAACGGGGACAGGCCATGGCCCGCCCACTCGTTCTGTCGGCGCGTCTCAAACAGCGAATGGTGGCCGCAATCGTGTTGCAGCACGTAAAGCCGCACGGCCGAAAAGGCGTGAACGATCCCCGCGGGAAGCAGTATGTACCACGCATGCACGTAGAAAATCGCAAGGTACAGCGACAGAAAGTACACCGCGAAGGTACCAAAGTAACTAAGGGCCGCGAGACGGTTGTCTTTGGCGCAATAAGCCCGCGTATGTTGCCTTAGATCCATGCCTGTCCTCTCCCCTGGATGGCCCGGTTCGTGTCAACCTATTCCGTTCAATCGTATGCCAGCATGCAAAGCTGGAAAATTCTGGTGTCTTAACAATAGAGTTAGCCGGAAAATCTCCTCACGTCACCTGTGTTGATGCCAAACTTGGTGAAATGTTCTTTGCGGCCAAATGGAACCGGGGCACTCCCGCCCGTCGTCGATGCCCCTTGCGGGACATCTCCTTCCGTTGGGCCAGGCTCACGCGGGCTTTGCCCGCGTGAGCCTGGCCCCCGGCCGTCCGCAGGACGCAAGGCCGCGCAGGTGGTGAGGTCAGGAGCTGGGGCGTCCCTTGAGATGTTTGCTCAATTTGCTTGGCTGTTTCTTGCGCTTGCCCTTGTAGGGGTTCTTGTCCCCCTGCCCCCGCAGTACCAGCCGGATCGGCGTGCCCGGCATGTCGAAATCTTCGCGCAGGCCGTTCACCAGATAACGCGAATAGCTGTCTGGCGTTTTGTCGGGATGCGAGCACATCACCACGAAATGCGGCGGGCGCGTCTTGGCCTGCGTCATGTAGCGCAGTTTGATCCGCTTACCTTGCGGGGCTGGCGGCGGGTGCTGTTCCAGCATCCCCGTCAGCCAGCGGTTCAACGCCGCGGTTGGAACCCGGCGGTTCCAGACGTCATGGGCGCGCAGGATGGCGTCGTGCAAACGCTCCAACCCCCGGCCCGTCTTGGCCGAAACCGTGATCAGCGGCGCCCCGCGCAACTGCGGCAGCAGGCGGTTGAATGCCTCTTTCAGATCACGCAGCTTTTCCTGCTTGTTGTCTTCCACGTCCCATTTGTTGACGGCCACCACAACCGCGCGGCCTTCGCGCTCGGCCAGGTCGGCGATGCGCAGATCCTGTTGTTCAAAAGGAATATCCGCATCAAGCAGAACCACCACGACTTCGGCGAATTTGACCGCCCGCAGACCATCCGAGACAGAGAGCTTTTCCAGCTTTTCCTGCACCTTGGCTTTCTTGCGCATGCCTGCAGTGTCAAAGATTCGCATCGGCGTGCCGGACCATTCGGTGCGCAACGAAATGGCATCGCGGGTGATCCCGGCCTCGGGGCCGGTCAGCAGGCGGTCCTCTCCCAGGATCTTGTTGATCAGTGTCGATTTGCCCGCGTTGGGACGGCCCACAACAGCCACTTGGAGCGGTTTTTCAGCGGTGATCGCGGGGGTTGCGAACTCATCCTCGTCGTCATCCTCAGACAGCTCGATGTCCGTGACCGGTGCGTAGTCTTCGGCCTGCTTGGCCATCTTGTCTGCCAAGGGCATCAGATGGGTGTAAAGGTCATTCATCCCTTCGCCATGTTCGGCTGACAGGCGGATAGGCTCGCCCAGACCCAAAGCAAAGGCTTCCAGCACGCCGGCGTCTGCGGCAGATCCTTCCCCCTTGTTGGCGGCCAGGATCACATGGTCGGCGCGCTTGCGCAGGATTTCGGCAAATATCTCGTCCGTGGGCGTCACGCCGGTGCGCGCGTCGATCATAAAGAGGCAGACATCGGCCATATCCACCGCACGTTCCGTCAACCGGCGCATGCGGCCTTGCAGGCTGTCGTCTGTGGCATCTTCCAGACCGGCGGTGTCGATCACGGTAAAGCGCAGATCGCCCAAGCGGGCCTCGCCTTCGCGCAGGTCACGCGTGACCCCCGGCTGGTCATCGACCAGGGCCAGGCGTTTGCCCACAAGGCGGTTGAACAGAGTGGATTTGCCCACATTGGGGCGCCCCACGATGGCGAGGGTCATCGACATGGTTTCAAACTTTGCAAAGCTCCAAGATGCGCCCTTTAGCGCATCTTGGCGTCAACGGAAAGCGTGCAATTGACCTTTGGCACCCACAACATAGAGCGTGTTGCCTGCAACAACGGGTCCTGTGGTGGCCCCACCGGGCACCGGAACCTGCCCCAACAGCGCGCCATCCGTGGGATTATAAAGCCGCAGGTAACCATCATTTGAGGCCAAAACAATACGTCCCCCCGCCAGGATCGGGCCATAATGGGCAAAGACGGCACCGCGTTTGCGTGGCTTGTCCTTGACGAATCCCGGCAGATCACGCGCCCAGATGACCGAACCGTCGGATGCACTCAATCGCATCAATTGGCTGCGGTCACTGACCAGGAACACACTGTCGCCAGCAGGCCAGACCGGACCAACGGCCCCTTCTGCTGCGGTCCATTTACGTTCGCCGGATTCGGAATCGAAGGCCACCGTACGCCCCGAGTGGTTGCCCGCATAAAGCGTGCTGCCGGAAATCACCGGGCTGCCGGTCACGTCGCCAATACGCGACGCGGCGCGACCTTTGCGTTCACCGGTAACCGAGGCAAACCAGCGCCGGACCCCGCCTTTGCGGAAGGACGCAATGATGTCACCCGACCCAAAAGCGAAAATCACCAAATCGCGGGTCAACGCAGGTGACGGTGCACCCAAAACGTTGCCGACGCTTGGCGTGCCGCTCAGTTGCCATGCGATACGGCCATCCTTGGTGTTGATGGCCCAGGCGGTTTCATCCCCTGCCACCAGGTAAAGCAGGCCATCACGGATCGTAGGCGTGCCGCTGCCGGTTGCATTCAGTTTCTGACGCCAGCGGACAGCACCCGTTTTGGCGTCGAGTGCGGTGAGGCGACCGAATCCTGACGAAACGTAGAGCACGCCCCCGTCATAAGCCATGCCACCGCCTGTTGCCTGTCCCGAATCCTCTCCCGAGGGGACGAGGTCGGTGGACCAGACCACACCACCGTTGGGCGCGACACCGGTTAC is part of the Falsiruegeria litorea R37 genome and encodes:
- the der gene encoding ribosome biogenesis GTPase Der, with product MSMTLAIVGRPNVGKSTLFNRLVGKRLALVDDQPGVTRDLREGEARLGDLRFTVIDTAGLEDATDDSLQGRMRRLTERAVDMADVCLFMIDARTGVTPTDEIFAEILRKRADHVILAANKGEGSAADAGVLEAFALGLGEPIRLSAEHGEGMNDLYTHLMPLADKMAKQAEDYAPVTDIELSEDDDEDEFATPAITAEKPLQVAVVGRPNAGKSTLINKILGEDRLLTGPEAGITRDAISLRTEWSGTPMRIFDTAGMRKKAKVQEKLEKLSVSDGLRAVKFAEVVVVLLDADIPFEQQDLRIADLAEREGRAVVVAVNKWDVEDNKQEKLRDLKEAFNRLLPQLRGAPLITVSAKTGRGLERLHDAILRAHDVWNRRVPTAALNRWLTGMLEQHPPPAPQGKRIKLRYMTQAKTRPPHFVVMCSHPDKTPDSYSRYLVNGLREDFDMPGTPIRLVLRGQGDKNPYKGKRKKQPSKLSKHLKGRPSS
- a CDS encoding PQQ-like beta-propeller repeat protein produces the protein MIAKFSVSRAGAAFLGGSLLLLTACAEPEVILPGEREDIRGADAAAEVVNKSKPISLPKQVSNTSWAQNYGTPAFRTNNAAMRAAPQLIWSTPIGAGDERRRRITADPVVAGGLIYTLDSGATVTGVAPNGGVVWSTDLVPSGEDSGQATGGGMAYDGGVLYVSSGFGRLTALDAKTGAVRWRQKLNATGSGTPTIRDGLLYLVAGDETAWAINTKDGRIAWQLSGTPSVGNVLGAPSPALTRDLVIFAFGSGDIIASFRKGGVRRWFASVTGERKGRAASRIGDVTGSPVISGSTLYAGNHSGRTVAFDSESGERKWTAAEGAVGPVWPAGDSVFLVSDRSQLMRLSASDGSVIWARDLPGFVKDKPRKRGAVFAHYGPILAGGRIVLASNDGYLRLYNPTDGALLGQVPVPGGATTGPVVAGNTLYVVGAKGQLHAFR
- the serS gene encoding serine--tRNA ligase; its protein translation is MHDIRAIRENPAAFDAALARRGDDAMSSSLLELDEARRAKILAAETAQAEQNKAAKAIGAAKAKGDEAEFERLRAEVSAKKAEVAAMQAEAKELDAKLTDQLARIPNLPADDVPEGADEDDNVEVNRWGTPRELTFAPKEHFEIPAVAAAMDFETAVKTSGSRFVNLTKGVARIHRALAQFMLDTHVDKNGLTETQTPVLVRDEAMYGTDKLPKFGDDSYQTTNGWWLIPTSEVTLTYSVAGDILDEGELPRRMTAHTACFRSEAGSAGKDTSGMLRQHQFEKVEMVSVTHPDKSDDEQKRMLRCAEDLLEQLGIPYRTVVLCTGDMGFGARRTFDIEAWLPGQDTYREISSVSTTGDFQARRMNARFKPADGGKPQFVHTLNGSGLAVGRCLIAVLENGQNEDGTVTLPEVLAPYLGGKSILQLDGSLA
- a CDS encoding fatty acid desaturase; protein product: MDLRQHTRAYCAKDNRLAALSYFGTFAVYFLSLYLAIFYVHAWYILLPAGIVHAFSAVRLYVLQHDCGHHSLFETRRQNEWAGHGLSPFTFAPFEVMKQNHNLHHNGIGNLDHRETGEIHTMTLREWNEAGVWQRLFYRLYRSPFVLVPIGAAFTYFIRYRWPKNTLRFGVTGVLLHNLSIAIYLGILYTLAGPTGVLVWLAFSFLGGMIGVFLVYLQHNFEDTYWDRRPDLDPQIAALQGSSALDFGWFFDLIVACITLHDIHHFNARIPSYRLRACHYSLPPEVAPRRIKFPEALAALNLKLWDEDTKRLVPFPRSKSSDRGEGVPAQ
- a CDS encoding helix-hairpin-helix domain-containing protein, translating into MTSVSSLRGVGKALEQALIAAGFKTVEDVAGATEEQLRQVPRVGAARAKALLAAAQAGAPTGATEAPKPAPRKPATRKPAAARTPAARKAPSKPAVKPAASTRTKTSAAKAKAQAAEKARKEADKIRKEEKARKEAEKVKKKAKTKAKAAKAAKKIEELEAKIQKAKEKAKSNAWAKKDKKAKSKDKDKSKDKPKDKKSKKKDKKKAKK